A genomic segment from Candidatus Cloacimonadota bacterium encodes:
- a CDS encoding TetR/AcrR family transcriptional regulator: MNRKEREMLRRKNEIIEAARQLFTEKGVEEVTMDEIAQRAEFTRRTLYSYFQSKLDLVVEVVIKAFSSASENFLAIRSLDKNPYEKLIELAKVYLQFFKDNPIYYSLLQQCDLAIHNDRDKLSPGVINDIKADPLDIDSIAQDCFEKGVQEGIFYDDVRPDLAAAFFFKSLYGIIHQYVLHPQFPEDDFYVELTYLLRGLTKKM; encoded by the coding sequence ATGAATAGAAAAGAAAGAGAAATGCTTAGACGTAAGAACGAGATCATTGAAGCAGCACGGCAACTATTTACCGAAAAGGGTGTCGAAGAAGTCACGATGGACGAGATTGCACAACGAGCAGAATTTACAAGAAGAACCCTTTACTCCTACTTTCAAAGCAAATTAGACCTCGTCGTAGAAGTTGTAATAAAAGCGTTTTCTTCAGCATCTGAAAATTTTCTCGCTATTCGTTCACTAGACAAAAATCCATATGAAAAACTTATAGAACTGGCAAAGGTCTATCTTCAGTTCTTCAAGGATAATCCAATATATTACTCTTTGTTACAGCAATGTGATCTTGCGATACATAATGACAGAGACAAGCTAAGTCCAGGTGTTATCAATGATATTAAAGCAGATCCGCTGGATATAGATTCCATTGCTCAGGATTGTTTTGAAAAGGGTGTTCAGGAAGGAATATTCTATGATGATGTTCGACCTGATCTTGCGGCAGCTTTTTTCTTCAAATCGCTGTATGGGATCATTCATCAATATGTCTTACATCCGCAGTTTCCAGAAGATGATTTTTATGTCGAGTTAACGTACTTGTTACGAGGATTAACCAAAAAAATGTAA
- a CDS encoding T9SS type A sorting domain-containing protein: MKKGIAIALFLMICMPCMAQNLLNGPEDMIYYPADVCFYVSNWAGNNIIRIDQDNNQTLFKSSITHAHGMLRDGDTLYVASNSYIKKIDLQSSTTVQSYYIVGAQRLGHITTDNNSILYASDWNNGKIFTLDLNTGQSQTLATDLPTPVGISYDEENARLILCCMEDYAPVRAVDITTGNVTEIAYPNLGSLDAITEDDNGYYYISVWSESAIYKFDHDFLNTAELISSGHNGPSGLEYYPELNALGVTNYNSNSVSLIYLGTSLDDPNQHDKSLCVAYPNPLKQSISFEFHNMSMSSNVRKSAIYNSKGQHIIDLNLSCTENCFISSWNGHDSMGRAAVPGVYFVVIQNGTDRITKKLLLIK, encoded by the coding sequence ATGAAAAAGGGTATAGCTATTGCTTTATTTTTGATGATATGTATGCCGTGCATGGCGCAGAATCTATTGAACGGTCCCGAGGATATGATCTACTATCCTGCAGATGTATGCTTTTATGTTTCAAATTGGGCAGGTAATAATATTATACGAATCGATCAGGATAACAATCAGACATTATTTAAATCCAGTATCACTCATGCTCATGGTATGCTGAGGGATGGTGACACTTTGTATGTTGCGTCAAATTCTTATATTAAGAAGATAGATTTGCAGAGTTCAACGACGGTACAATCATATTATATTGTTGGAGCTCAGCGACTTGGTCATATAACAACAGACAACAATAGCATTCTGTACGCGTCAGATTGGAATAATGGGAAGATCTTCACATTGGATCTCAATACCGGTCAATCACAGACGCTTGCGACGGACCTGCCAACGCCGGTTGGAATTTCGTATGATGAAGAAAATGCACGATTGATCCTGTGCTGTATGGAAGATTATGCTCCTGTTCGGGCTGTTGATATCACGACGGGTAATGTAACCGAAATAGCGTATCCAAATCTTGGTTCTTTAGATGCTATTACAGAAGATGACAACGGGTACTACTATATATCCGTGTGGTCAGAAAGCGCGATTTACAAATTTGATCATGATTTTCTGAACACAGCTGAGCTTATCTCAAGTGGTCATAATGGTCCTTCGGGTCTTGAATATTATCCGGAACTTAATGCATTGGGTGTAACGAACTATAATTCAAATTCTGTTTCATTGATCTATCTTGGAACAAGTTTAGATGATCCAAATCAACACGACAAATCATTATGTGTCGCATATCCTAATCCTTTAAAGCAAAGCATTTCTTTTGAATTTCATAACATGAGTATGTCTTCAAACGTACGTAAGAGTGCAATCTATAATTCGAAGGGACAGCATATCATTGATTTGAATCTATCATGTACAGAAAACTGTTTTATTTCATCATGGAATGGACACGATTCGATGGGAAGAGCTGCTGTTCCGGGTGTTTACTTTGTCGTCATACAAAATGGAACTGATCGTATAACAAAAAAATTACTCTTGATAAAATAA
- a CDS encoding DJ-1/PfpI family protein, translated as MKKIITCGVIILLFLSASLCADNVRALVIVPTQYGANSFLIIEKLREMGLDITTTGVTVTVPPCFWGESITVDLLVSEVSNIADYDCLILFPAQSYANPAGAYNTILNSNAAMDLFVNANANGLVIFATCAGVRCLAAADIINGVNITGKDYYLQEYIDAGANFLGTQIPAVIDGNIVTSTRGQYYWQQNIEAIRTAMENLISSR; from the coding sequence ATGAAAAAAATTATCACGTGTGGGGTAATAATACTCCTCTTTCTTTCAGCATCGCTTTGTGCTGATAATGTTAGGGCACTTGTAATTGTACCCACTCAGTATGGTGCAAACAGTTTCCTGATTATAGAGAAACTGCGGGAAATGGGCTTGGATATTACAACGACAGGCGTTACGGTTACTGTGCCGCCTTGTTTCTGGGGAGAATCGATCACTGTTGATCTGTTGGTCTCAGAGGTTTCGAACATAGCTGATTATGATTGTCTCATACTATTTCCAGCACAATCATATGCAAATCCTGCAGGTGCGTATAATACGATCCTCAATTCGAATGCTGCAATGGATTTGTTCGTGAACGCAAATGCTAACGGATTGGTGATCTTTGCCACCTGCGCCGGTGTTCGCTGTCTTGCAGCGGCAGATATCATCAATGGCGTCAACATCACTGGCAAAGATTACTATCTTCAAGAATATATCGATGCAGGAGCAAACTTTCTGGGAACGCAGATCCCTGCAGTCATCGATGGAAATATCGTAACGTCAACACGCGGTCAGTACTATTGGCAGCAGAATATTGAAGCGATCAGGACAGCAATGGAAAACCTGATCAGTTCACGATAG